One genomic segment of Octopus sinensis linkage group LG22, ASM634580v1, whole genome shotgun sequence includes these proteins:
- the LOC115223100 gene encoding uncharacterized protein LOC115223100 → MCEDRYSDYVRLSSQLSKVTEDLHKILYEFSCIAPKMENSSSLSPQQLQPSSTSHTQLNKSDNCICCNSRHTGYADWFLSPLHKPYHMRPDDYMINQHYRPGYLGALFDLKSKADMNDHKFSEECLVKYLNAAKCKDLFDCKSADRRLLDKEIFNLNSKNREDQLFNISVQMAKLRLDKLHLNEEILLETKRQQELERTRPPRKFWYMLRTREFTIEHMKNQNMLKYYEYLNDILNYRKQLLKASRDAKRHFLQCLY, encoded by the exons ATGTGTGAAGACCGGTATTCTGACTACGTACGACTATCAAGTCAACTCAGCAAAGTTACTGAAGATCTTCACAAAATTCTTTATGAATTCAGTTGCATTGCACCAAAGATGGAAaattcatcatcgttatcaccacaACAACTACAGCCCTCctcaacatcacacacacaacttaacaAGAGCGATAACTGTATATGCTGTAACTCAAGGCACACTGGATATGCGGACTGGTTCCTCAGTCCACTGCACAAACCTTATCACATGCGTCCAGATGACTACATGATTAATCAACATTACAGACCTGGATACCTTGGAGCCCTTTTTGATCTGAAGAGTAAGGCAGACATGAATGATCATAAGTTCTCAGAAGAATGtcttgtaaaatatttaaatgctgCGAAGTGCAAAGATCTCTTTGATTGCAAATCAGCTGATCGTAGACTTTTAGATAAAGAAATTTTCAACTTGAATT CCAAAAACAGAGAAGATCAGCTTTTCAATATTAGTGTGCAAATGGCTAAACTTCGACTTGATAAACTGCATTTAAATGAAGAGATACTTTTGGAAACCAAAAGACAACAAGAGTTGGAAAGAACTAGACCACCTCGAAAATTTTG GTATATGTTACGAACAAGGGAGTTCACCATAGAACACATGAAGAACCAGAACATGttaaaatattatgaatatttaaatgataTTCTAAATTACCGAAAACAATTATTGAAAGCTTCTCGAGATGCTAAACGGCACTTTTTACAATgtttatattaa